ACATACGCCAACATATAATAAACAAAGAAAGAGAAATTAGTAATCTTAGAGAAGAAATGGATAAAAAAAGGCTTCAAAATTCAATAAGTTCAAGAGAAGAAAACAGCACAGAAATAAAGATTAATGATCTTAAGCAGGATATTGAAAATATTAAAATTAAACAAAAAGAACTTGAAGAGTACCTTAGTAATTTAAAAAAAATGAAAGCAACATACAAGAAAATGAAAGAAAAAGTCAACTTGTTAAATCTGAACACAGAATTTTTAATAAGCCAAGAACTGTTTTTTATAAACTATATCAACTTTAAAAGAGTAGAAAAGTATTATATTCTTGAAATTAATAACATCACACCCACGGAAGTCAAGGTTAAAAGGGAAGTTTTCAAACTATCAACATCCGTTGATGAGATTGCACACAGGATAGCAGAACTTAGTCTTGAAGAAATATTGGGAAGAGAATTTATTAGACTTAGGATAAATGTTCCAAATAATCTAGATGCAAAAATATATATAAACGAAAAATTTGTATCAAAAGGAATATACAACGATGATATATTCGATATTTCGGAATTAGAAAAAAAAGAAATTAATATCCACATTACAAGTGCATCTTTTAAACCCCACTCAGTAAATTTAAAGGTAAAAAATGGAGATACAATTAACTTAAATATTGAGTTACAAAAAGAAAACTCTAGGAAAGTATTAGTCACAAGTAATGTAGAATCTAGGGTATTTAGAAAAGGAATCTTTATAGGAGAGACCCCTCTTGAGATTGAGGAGCCTAAAGAAATAGAATATATTTTATTTCAAGCTGAAGGATACAAAAACATGTTTAAATTACTAAATAAAGAGGATAAAGAAATACATGTGGAAATGATGAAGGATAATAAAAGCAAACTTACTATTGCCAGAGACATATTTTATATAAACCTTGGCGTTTTCACACTAAGTTTAATAGGCACTGTATTTGCAGGTACTCTGTACAGCGAATCATCAGAGCTTTACAATATGGCATCAAACCACCTCATTAGCAAAAAAATAACACCCCAAGACCTGTATAAGGCAAAATCAGAACAAATGATCACGACATTTTTATTAGGCACAGGCATAACCCTATCTATTGGCAGCTTTATTCCACTAGTGATACATTTAGTGCAATACATTCAAGAGGCCAGCGAAGGTGAATAAATTATTGTAAAATTATTTAAGTAGGAGGACGGGGTTTTTGGGAATTTTTACAAAGGTAAAGAACCTATTTAAAGATAAAAATAAAGAAGAGACTAAAGTACTTGAAGATTTGCAAGATATCCTGTTAGAAGCAGATATTAACCGTAATATAGTAACTGAGATAACAGAAATAATCAAAAAAATGAAAGTTAGAGGGAAATCTGAAATAATTCTTAAGCTAAAAGAGTTATTGAGGGGCTATCTAAATCAAAAAACCCTTAATTTAGAGCGTGAGAGTTTAAATATATTATTAATCATTGGAGTAAACGGCGTTGGAAAGACCTCAAGCATTATTAAACTTGCAAACAAACTCAAAATTGAAGGCCAGCATGTATTAATAGCAGCGGCAGACACATTCAGAGCAGCAGCAATAGAACAAATTAAAATACAGAGTGAAAAAATTGGTGTCAAGGTCGTGTCTCAAACTCAAGGTAGCGATGCAGCATCAGTAGTATTTGACAGCATTTCAAGTGCAAAGGCCAAAAATTATGATACATTACTCATTGACACGGCAGGAAGACTCCAAAATAAGGATAATTTAATTAAGGAACTTCAAAAAGTGGACAATGTAATTAAGAAACAAATAGCTCAAACAAAAGCCAATTATAAAAAAATACTGGTAGTAGACTCTACCTCTGGAAAAAATACGAGCAATCAAGCAGAAATATTTAACAAAGCAATAGAAATTGATGGCATCATAACTACAAAGTTTGACTCATCCTCTAGAGCTGGTGGAATAATAAACATTTCAAAGTTATTTAGAAAACCAATATATTTTTTTACATTTGGAGAAGAAGTAGAACACATCAAAGAATTTAATATCGATGAATACTTCGATAAACTACTATGACAAAAAAGGTATTGATCTTATTCTTAATGCTAACAACTCCCTCATATGGAAAGAGCTATTTTTTGTCAGATGTGTTTTTTAATCAATATCAGGAGATATACGAAATCCCAGAAACAGGGTTTTATATTGAATATGAAAAAATCCACGAGACAGAAAAATTTAGCCTATTCAGAGACCTACAACTGGTGAAGTATAAAACAAAAGAAATGATAGAGGATGCTCAAAGGGTAATACACTACAATGAGAAAGAAATTAAAATAAAAGAGGAAATATATGACAATTCACACAATAAGACCCAAGAAATACGATATGGCAATAAGGGAATAATACTTGAGTCCGTGAAGTACTTTTATAAAAATAACGATTTAATTTACAAAGAAATTAAATTCTTAAATCAAAAGCCAAGAACACTCCAGTACATGAGAAACACAGATGGAAGACTTTTAAAAATAACTGGATCGAATTTTCAAGTTTGGAATTATGACGTTAATGGAGAAATAAAATCAACATACTTTGACATAAACAAATCTAGTGCAAAAGCAATAAAATATGACGAAAACAAAAACCATTTAGAAAGCGTAATAACAACCGACAACCAAATAAAATCCAGGGAAAAAAATCAATACCTAGAAGATGAAACAATAAATACCATTGAAGCAGACAATATAAAAACTGTATCCAAATACAAAGGAAGTAACTTAATAAGAAGAGAAGTGTACAAAAACAACTCAATAATTAAGGTAAGTGATTTTGAATATAATGAATCTGGTTTTATTACAACGGAAAATGTGACTGTAAAAGAAAAAAAAAAGGAGTACAATACTAAAACAGAATACGAATATGAACATGATAATAAATTAAAGCTGAAAAGAATTTATGAAGATGGCTTAATATCATTAAAAATTGAATACTTTGGTGAAAATGAGTATGAACAAGAAATATACTACGGTGGAAAGGTTATCTTTAAAGTGAGATATAAAGACGATGAAGTTATTGAAGAAGTAAATCAGAGCATTACTGGGGATGGCAATGGGACTAAATAGATTATTACTGAAAAGACTGATACTAGATGAGAAGAATAGTCTATCGCTTACGGTTGTAATAATCCTGAGTATAGTTCTTGGTCAAATAATTGTTATCATCATAATATCAATAATGAATGGGTTTCAAGATGACTTTTTTACAAGTGTATCTGCTTTGGAGAGTGGGAATTTAAAGATTGAGGGTAAATTAAATCAAGAGGAACTTGATTTTATTAAGAAGATGAAAGAGATAATTCACATCAACAAAATATATGAAGCGCAGGGAATCGGAATTGAAAGCTACTACTATCCAAGTATTTTAAATATCATTGCTGTGGATACAAGGGATATCATAGAGGATAAAAATTTTCTTCTTCTAACGGGTCTTGAAAAATTTGAGCTTGAACTTAATGAGGATGAAATCGTAATAGGAGATGTACTTTCTTATAATCTAGGATTATTTGAAGGTGATATGATGGGATTAATAGTGAGTGATGAAATACAAAACGTTAAAGCATTAGATGATCAAATCAAGCATTTTAAAATAAAATCTGTCTTTAAAAGCAATTATTCAAAAATCAATGAATCCACAGTATTTATGAACATTAGCTACTTTTATAGAAAAAAGATTATAAAGGATTCAGATATCAGTTACCAAATAAAAACACTAAACCTATACCCAAGTCGATCATTAATAAATAATATAGAAAATATCAATCCAAACATAAAGTTCAAAACATGGAACGAATACAACAAAGAACTCTATAAGGTACTAAAAATAGAGAAAAACACAATGCTCGTAATTTTAACCTGCATATTTCTTGTTATTGCCGTTAATACATATTATTTACAAAAAAGAATACTGATAAACAAAAGAAAATCAATCTCTATACTTTTATCTATTGGTCTTAAATCTCAAAAGATTAGGCAAATTTTCCTAATTCACTCAGCAATAATTTGCACAATAGGTAGTGTTATTGGTCTTATTGCAGGTATTCTTATATCCTTGAACATTAATGAAATATTAAATTTAATAGATCTCTTGGTAAACAGTTTAATCAATACTATTAATTACCTATTAAACTTAAGGGTACAAAATGTTGAGATCAAAATAGTAAAGGATATCATTACTCCTAAAATATTCTTAAGCGATTTATTATTTACATCTTCTTTTGCTTGCTTCTTTACAATGTACTCTAGTCTCAGGTTAACGAGGAAGATTAAATATATCCAGAAAATAAACGGGACAATATAGATGACAAACATACTAACTATAAAAGAAATGCACAAGACATACATCAAAAATAAGACAAGAATAAAAGTAATAGAAAATTTAAGCATAAATGTAAAAAGCGGAGACTTTATTTCTATTCAGGGAAAAAGCGGATGCG
This is a stretch of genomic DNA from Borrelia sp. P9F1. It encodes these proteins:
- the ftsY gene encoding signal recognition particle-docking protein FtsY: MGIFTKVKNLFKDKNKEETKVLEDLQDILLEADINRNIVTEITEIIKKMKVRGKSEIILKLKELLRGYLNQKTLNLERESLNILLIIGVNGVGKTSSIIKLANKLKIEGQHVLIAAADTFRAAAIEQIKIQSEKIGVKVVSQTQGSDAASVVFDSISSAKAKNYDTLLIDTAGRLQNKDNLIKELQKVDNVIKKQIAQTKANYKKILVVDSTSGKNTSNQAEIFNKAIEIDGIITTKFDSSSRAGGIINISKLFRKPIYFFTFGEEVEHIKEFNIDEYFDKLL
- a CDS encoding ABC transporter permease, with translation MGLNRLLLKRLILDEKNSLSLTVVIILSIVLGQIIVIIIISIMNGFQDDFFTSVSALESGNLKIEGKLNQEELDFIKKMKEIIHINKIYEAQGIGIESYYYPSILNIIAVDTRDIIEDKNFLLLTGLEKFELELNEDEIVIGDVLSYNLGLFEGDMMGLIVSDEIQNVKALDDQIKHFKIKSVFKSNYSKINESTVFMNISYFYRKKIIKDSDISYQIKTLNLYPSRSLINNIENINPNIKFKTWNEYNKELYKVLKIEKNTMLVILTCIFLVIAVNTYYLQKRILINKRKSISILLSIGLKSQKIRQIFLIHSAIICTIGSVIGLIAGILISLNINEILNLIDLLVNSLINTINYLLNLRVQNVEIKIVKDIITPKIFLSDLLFTSSFACFFTMYSSLRLTRKIKYIQKINGTI